Proteins from a single region of Flavobacterium sp. K5-23:
- a CDS encoding Ppx/GppA phosphatase family protein, with the protein MIKIKKYAAIDIGSNAMRLLIVNIVEQNGKEPQFNKSSLVRVPIRLGQDAFTVGEISEENIDRMCDAMKAFNLLMKVHKVESYRAFATSAMREAFNGKEVADIIKKKANIKIEIIDGKKEAAIIASTDLLHLLNTDQTYLFVDVGGGSTEFTLFSNGKIITSKSFKAGTVRLLNEMVIDVVWEEIEKWIRLNTQEFEEITLIGSGGNINKLFKMSGKTQEKPLSYIYINSQYAFLSSLTYEQRISELGLNPDRADVIIPAVRIYLNAMKWSGARNIYVPKIGLSDGIVKAMYFGKI; encoded by the coding sequence ATGATTAAAATAAAAAAATATGCCGCAATTGATATTGGTTCTAATGCCATGCGTTTATTGATTGTGAATATTGTGGAACAAAATGGGAAAGAACCCCAATTTAATAAAAGCTCACTAGTTCGTGTGCCTATTCGTTTAGGGCAGGATGCATTTACTGTAGGAGAAATATCAGAGGAAAATATAGATAGAATGTGTGATGCCATGAAAGCATTCAATCTATTAATGAAAGTTCATAAAGTAGAAAGTTATAGAGCATTTGCCACATCAGCGATGAGGGAAGCCTTCAACGGAAAAGAAGTGGCTGATATTATCAAGAAAAAAGCAAATATAAAAATAGAAATTATTGATGGTAAAAAGGAAGCTGCAATTATTGCTTCTACTGATTTACTACATCTTTTAAATACAGATCAAACCTATCTTTTTGTGGATGTGGGAGGAGGAAGTACAGAGTTTACTTTGTTTTCAAACGGGAAAATAATTACTTCAAAATCATTCAAGGCCGGTACTGTACGTTTACTTAATGAAATGGTAATTGATGTAGTTTGGGAAGAAATAGAAAAATGGATTAGATTAAATACTCAGGAATTTGAAGAGATTACTCTTATAGGTTCAGGAGGGAATATTAATAAATTGTTTAAAATGTCCGGTAAGACACAGGAAAAACCTTTGTCATACATTTATATTAACTCACAATATGCTTTTTTAAGTTCACTTACATACGAGCAAAGAATATCCGAATTAGGGTTAAACCCCGATCGTGCCGATGTAATTATTCCTGCGGTGAGAATTTATCTCAATGCTATGAAATGGAGTGGAGCAAGAAATATTTACGTTCCTAAAATTGGACTTTCTGATGGTATCGTAAAAGCGATGTATTTCGGAAAAATATAA
- a CDS encoding histidine phosphatase family protein: protein MKNLILIRHSKSSWDLPIQDKDRPLTKKGIKKAHLVSSNILGFLPKTFVIWSSTAKRASDTAVIFAQNIQYPEESIVYKENLYTFDENQLEKVIKSCDNDFDSIILFGHNAAITNFVNKFGDVFVHNVPTAGFVSIQFDSDDWDKINKGKTIKIIFPKELK, encoded by the coding sequence ATGAAAAACTTAATATTAATTAGACATTCAAAATCAAGTTGGGATTTACCTATTCAGGACAAGGATAGGCCATTAACTAAAAAAGGAATTAAAAAAGCTCATTTAGTTTCATCAAACATCTTAGGTTTTTTACCTAAAACGTTTGTGATTTGGAGTAGTACAGCTAAACGTGCTTCGGATACCGCAGTTATTTTTGCTCAAAACATTCAATATCCTGAAGAAAGTATAGTATATAAAGAGAATCTTTACACTTTCGATGAAAATCAATTGGAAAAAGTAATTAAGTCATGTGATAATGATTTTGACAGTATTATTCTTTTCGGACATAATGCGGCTATTACAAATTTTGTTAATAAATTTGGGGATGTTTTTGTTCATAATGTTCCTACAGCAGGATTTGTATCTATACAATTTGATTCGGATGACTGGGATAAAATAAATAAAGGCAAAACAATTAAAATAATATTTCCTAAGGAATTAAAATAA
- a CDS encoding M42 family metallopeptidase: MSTKSILKKSSITFLEKYLNNASPTGFEAEGQKIWMEYLKPYVDTFITDTYGTAVGIINPDAPYKVVIEGHADEISWYVNYITDDGLIYVIRNGGSDHQIAPSKRVNIHTKKGIVKGVFGWPAIHTRNKDKEENPKISNLFIDIGCETKEEVDKMGVHVGCVITYPDEFMILNENKFVCRAIDNRMGGFMIAEVARLLHENKIKLPFGLYITNSVQEEVGLRGAEMITKTIKPNVAIVTDVCHDSTTPMIEKKIEGETKIGKGPVVTYAPAVQNNLRELILDTAEEKKIPFQRLASSRVTGTDTDAFAYSNGGVASALISLPLRYMHTTVEMVHRDDVENVIKLIYETLLKLENNETFSYFK; this comes from the coding sequence ATGAGCACTAAATCGATATTAAAAAAATCCTCCATTACCTTTTTAGAAAAATACTTAAATAATGCTTCCCCAACAGGTTTTGAAGCTGAAGGACAGAAAATATGGATGGAGTATTTGAAACCTTATGTGGATACATTTATAACCGACACCTATGGTACCGCGGTGGGAATCATTAATCCTGATGCTCCATACAAAGTTGTTATAGAAGGTCATGCTGATGAAATTTCATGGTATGTAAATTACATTACAGATGATGGATTAATCTATGTTATTAGAAACGGTGGTTCAGATCACCAGATAGCTCCTTCAAAACGCGTTAACATTCACACTAAAAAAGGAATCGTAAAAGGTGTTTTTGGATGGCCAGCTATTCATACACGTAATAAAGATAAAGAAGAGAATCCTAAAATCAGCAATTTATTCATTGACATAGGCTGTGAAACCAAAGAAGAAGTTGATAAAATGGGAGTTCATGTAGGTTGTGTTATCACCTACCCTGATGAATTTATGATTTTGAATGAAAATAAATTCGTTTGTCGTGCTATTGATAATCGTATGGGTGGTTTTATGATTGCCGAAGTGGCTCGTCTATTACACGAAAACAAAATAAAATTACCTTTCGGGTTGTATATCACAAATTCGGTTCAAGAAGAAGTAGGATTGCGTGGTGCTGAAATGATCACAAAAACCATCAAACCTAATGTTGCCATTGTAACTGATGTATGTCATGACTCTACAACTCCTATGATTGAAAAGAAAATTGAAGGAGAAACTAAAATAGGAAAAGGACCAGTGGTAACTTACGCTCCTGCTGTACAAAATAATTTAAGAGAATTAATTCTTGATACTGCCGAAGAAAAGAAAATTCCTTTTCAACGCTTAGCTTCATCAAGAGTTACTGGAACAGACACTGATGCTTTTGCATATAGCAATGGCGGTGTAGCTTCGGCTTTAATTTCGCTTCCGTTACGTTATATGCATACCACTGTAGAAATGGTACACCGTGACGATGTTGAAAATGTGATTAAACTAATCTATGAAACACTATTGAAATTAGAAAATAACGAGACATTCTCTTATTTCAAATAG
- a CDS encoding DUF4294 domain-containing protein: MKIIKYFLGLFFMSIAVQAQVIQKDTIKMGYELLESDDIVNDTIQLEEIVVSKIKLDPEAKKQFLILQNRVYKTYPYAKLASERLILLNKGMARLSTNKEKKKYFKIVEDYLNNEFEAKLKKLSRKQGQILVKLIHRQTGITTFELVKTLKSGWKAFWSNSAASLFDINLKTKFAPYDVNEDYLIETILVRAFESGRLQNQPPADVVDYDKLSDFWLEKAQNPNL, encoded by the coding sequence ATGAAGATTATTAAATATTTTTTAGGTTTGTTTTTTATGTCCATAGCTGTCCAAGCTCAAGTAATTCAAAAGGATACCATTAAGATGGGATACGAATTATTGGAATCTGACGATATTGTAAATGACACCATACAACTGGAGGAAATTGTGGTTTCTAAGATAAAACTAGATCCTGAAGCAAAGAAGCAATTTCTTATTCTTCAAAACAGGGTATATAAAACCTATCCCTATGCCAAGTTAGCTTCCGAAAGACTGATACTGCTTAATAAAGGTATGGCCAGACTTTCCACTAATAAAGAAAAGAAAAAGTATTTCAAGATTGTTGAAGATTATCTCAATAACGAGTTTGAAGCTAAGCTTAAAAAGCTATCACGTAAACAGGGACAAATTTTGGTGAAATTAATTCATAGACAAACAGGGATTACAACCTTTGAATTAGTAAAAACGCTAAAGAGTGGCTGGAAAGCATTTTGGTCTAACTCTGCTGCTAGTTTGTTTGATATTAATTTGAAAACAAAATTCGCACCTTATGATGTCAATGAGGATTACCTGATAGAAACAATTTTGGTTAGAGCTTTCGAATCTGGTAGGTTACAAAACCAACCGCCTGCTGATGTTGTAGATTATGATAAACTTTCTGATTTTTGGTTAGAGAAAGCACAAAATCCAAATCTATAA
- the ppk1 gene encoding polyphosphate kinase 1 yields the protein MLDRKYIDREKSWLAFNARVLQEAADDSVPLLDRLRFLGIFSNNLDEFFRVRFAAIRRLSLLGISGEKVLGRISAEQLVKDITEIVIEHQTESLLILKEIETKLESENIFIINETEISDVQEVFLKDFFIQKLSPELVTIILNDLAEFPLLKDNSGYLAIKLVMKQNSEVRYAIIEIPKTMNRFVVLPSSSEKQYVILIDDVIRHNLENIFSIFDYDSISMHMIKITRDAQLEIDSDLSKSMLEKISLGVKERRIGEPVRFIYDQLIEKDTLEFFLDKMKIVSTDSIIPGGRYHNRRDYMNFPNLGRYDLLYKTNVPLPIPGLSLDGSILQQISKKDYLLNAPYQSFSYLTRFLREAALDPKVTSIKITLYRLAKNSQIISSLINAAKNGKKVIVQIELQARFDEASNISYAEQMQTEGIELIFGIKGLKVHSKICVIERLENNKTKRYGFISTGNFNEQTAKVYTDVTLFTCHQQILKDINKIFEFFDINYRIHRYKHLIVSPHYTRVRFYKLIDREILHALAGRKTYIKLKMNSLSDLGMIDKLYEASKVGVKIQLQVRGICSLIPGVKGLSENIEAISIVDNYLEHSRIYIFGNVGQPEVYISSADFMTRNLDGRVEVSCPIYDESIKKELIDNFDIGWKGNIKARYHSSELDNKYRERNGDPVFRAQLEMYKYYQKKVDLLDESF from the coding sequence GTGTTAGATAGAAAATATATAGATAGAGAAAAAAGTTGGTTAGCGTTTAATGCCAGAGTACTTCAAGAAGCAGCAGATGATTCAGTACCACTTTTAGATAGGTTGCGTTTTTTAGGAATTTTTTCCAATAATTTAGATGAGTTTTTTAGAGTTCGTTTTGCAGCTATAAGAAGGTTAAGTTTATTAGGTATCTCAGGAGAGAAAGTTCTTGGGAGGATTTCAGCTGAGCAATTAGTAAAAGATATTACTGAGATTGTTATAGAACATCAAACAGAAAGTTTACTGATTTTAAAAGAAATTGAAACAAAACTAGAGTCTGAAAATATTTTCATAATTAATGAAACAGAAATTTCAGATGTGCAGGAAGTGTTTTTAAAAGACTTCTTTATACAGAAATTGAGCCCAGAGCTTGTTACAATTATTTTAAATGATTTGGCCGAGTTCCCATTACTAAAAGATAATTCAGGCTATTTAGCCATAAAATTAGTAATGAAACAAAATTCGGAAGTTCGTTATGCAATTATTGAAATTCCCAAAACAATGAATCGTTTTGTTGTTTTGCCTTCGAGTAGTGAGAAACAATATGTGATATTGATCGATGATGTGATTAGGCATAATTTAGAAAACATCTTCAGTATTTTTGATTATGATTCTATATCAATGCATATGATTAAAATAACTAGAGATGCACAATTAGAAATAGATAGTGATTTGAGTAAAAGTATGCTCGAGAAAATATCATTAGGAGTTAAAGAAAGAAGGATTGGTGAGCCAGTTCGATTTATATATGACCAATTAATTGAAAAAGATACTCTTGAGTTTTTCCTTGACAAAATGAAAATTGTCTCTACTGATAGTATTATTCCTGGTGGGAGATATCATAATAGAAGGGATTATATGAACTTCCCGAATCTTGGAAGATATGATTTGCTTTATAAAACAAATGTTCCTTTGCCAATACCTGGGTTAAGCCTTGATGGAAGTATATTACAACAAATAAGTAAGAAAGATTATTTATTGAATGCACCATACCAATCTTTTTCTTATCTCACAAGATTTTTAAGAGAAGCAGCACTTGATCCAAAGGTAACATCAATAAAAATCACATTATATAGATTAGCCAAAAACTCCCAAATTATTAGTTCGCTTATTAATGCTGCAAAAAACGGAAAAAAAGTAATTGTTCAAATTGAATTACAAGCTCGTTTTGATGAAGCATCTAATATTTCCTATGCTGAACAAATGCAAACCGAAGGAATTGAACTTATTTTTGGTATAAAAGGACTTAAGGTACACAGCAAAATTTGTGTAATTGAAAGACTTGAAAATAATAAAACAAAACGCTACGGTTTTATTTCTACGGGGAATTTTAACGAACAGACAGCTAAAGTTTATACTGACGTTACACTATTCACTTGTCACCAACAGATATTAAAGGATATTAATAAAATATTTGAATTTTTTGACATTAACTATAGGATTCATAGGTATAAACATCTTATTGTATCGCCACATTATACTAGGGTACGTTTTTATAAATTGATTGATAGAGAGATATTGCACGCCCTTGCTGGTAGGAAGACTTATATCAAATTAAAAATGAATAGCCTATCTGATCTTGGTATGATTGATAAATTATATGAAGCGAGTAAAGTAGGGGTGAAAATTCAACTACAGGTAAGAGGAATTTGTTCCTTAATACCAGGAGTTAAAGGATTGAGTGAAAACATCGAAGCGATTAGTATCGTTGATAATTACTTGGAACATTCTAGAATTTATATTTTCGGGAATGTTGGTCAACCGGAAGTGTATATATCATCTGCGGATTTTATGACTAGAAATTTAGATGGTAGGGTAGAAGTAAGTTGTCCAATATACGATGAATCAATTAAAAAGGAGTTGATTGATAATTTTGATATAGGATGGAAAGGGAATATTAAAGCACGGTACCATTCAAGTGAATTAGATAATAAATATAGAGAAAGAAATGGAGATCCTGTATTTAGAGCACAATTAGAGATGTATAAATATTATCAAAAGAAGGTTGATTTGTTAGATGAAAGTTTTTAA
- a CDS encoding SRPBCC family protein has translation MRILKRILFALLGLIALALIVALFMPKEYAVEREISINQPKDSVFTYIKYLKNQDNFSIWAKTDPEMKKTFSGVDGTVGAISSWDSKNENVGVGEQEIKKIIEGERIDFELRFKSPFESTASAYMTTETISTNETKVKWGFNGDMNYPMNLMLPFMGMDEMIGKDLEIGLANLKVLLEK, from the coding sequence ATGAGAATCTTAAAAAGGATTTTATTTGCATTATTAGGATTAATTGCTCTCGCATTAATTGTGGCTCTATTTATGCCAAAAGAATATGCTGTTGAAAGAGAAATCAGTATCAATCAACCCAAAGACAGTGTTTTTACCTATATTAAGTACTTGAAAAACCAAGACAACTTTAGTATTTGGGCAAAAACAGATCCTGAAATGAAAAAGACATTTTCGGGCGTTGATGGAACTGTTGGAGCAATTTCTTCATGGGACAGTAAAAATGAAAATGTAGGTGTAGGAGAACAAGAAATCAAAAAAATTATAGAAGGGGAACGTATTGATTTTGAATTACGTTTTAAGTCCCCATTTGAATCAACAGCTAGTGCATATATGACTACAGAAACTATTTCTACTAACGAAACAAAGGTTAAATGGGGCTTTAATGGCGATATGAATTACCCTATGAATCTTATGCTTCCGTTTATGGGTATGGATGAAATGATTGGAAAAGACTTAGAAATAGGACTTGCCAATTTAAAAGTTTTATTGGAAAAATAA
- a CDS encoding DUF1801 domain-containing protein yields the protein MQSKAETVEDYLKDLPEERKEVIDKLREIILKNIPKGFIEEMSYGMIGYVVPHSLYPDGYHCNPKLPLPFLNIASQKNFIALYHMGIYAKPELLKWFTDEFPKHSKLKLDMGKSCIRFKKIDQIPFQLIKELVQKMSVEEWIICYESQFKKSK from the coding sequence ATGCAATCAAAAGCCGAAACGGTTGAAGACTATTTAAAAGATCTTCCAGAAGAAAGAAAAGAAGTAATTGATAAACTTCGAGAAATAATCTTAAAGAATATCCCAAAAGGTTTCATAGAAGAAATGAGTTATGGAATGATAGGATATGTCGTTCCCCATAGTTTATATCCTGATGGCTATCATTGCAATCCAAAGCTACCTCTTCCTTTTCTTAATATTGCCTCACAAAAAAATTTCATTGCTTTGTATCATATGGGTATTTACGCAAAACCCGAACTGTTAAAATGGTTTACTGATGAATTTCCAAAACATTCTAAACTAAAACTGGATATGGGAAAAAGCTGCATAAGATTCAAAAAAATAGATCAAATCCCTTTTCAATTAATTAAAGAACTTGTCCAAAAAATGTCAGTAGAAGAATGGATAATATGTTATGAATCCCAATTTAAAAAATCAAAATAA